The nucleotide sequence CGGAAAGACCTTGATCCAATTCCCTATGACAAGAACACTTGATTTGAGCCAATTGGCCGATGGTGTTTACCTCATTCGCACCGCAAGCGGAACGGTAAATCGCATTGTGAAGAATTGAAAATAATGATGGTGGGTTTGAAGGCCTCGGGCGCGAAAGCGTTCGGGGCTTTCTTCTTTAGAGGAAAACGACCGAACCGGTTAAGATCAGTGTTCCGAGTACGAAACCAACATACACCTGCAACGGTGTGTGGGCGTCTAATCTCAATCGCGAATAGCCAACGATTCCGCTTACAACAACAAGCGCCATTACCAATTGGATAGCATCTACTTGGTAGCGGAAAATCAGTCCGATGATGGTACCGACAATGCCGCCCATTCCAAGCATGTGGATGCTCACTTTCCATTTGAGATTGATGACAAAAGCAGTGGCAACAGAGAAGGCCGCGCCCAAAACAAGATTTGGAAAAAGATCTGGCATTGGGGCTTTACTGAACAGGAAAAACGTACTCATATGGAACACAATTGTCGTCAGAAATGGCAATGAACGTTCTTTGGCCGTATGCATATGGAAACTCTCAATCAGCTTGGCGCGATAGAAATAATAGAATACACCGATCGGAAGAATGATCGTATTCAGCAGCGTGACCAGCAGGATGAATTTCTTCACTTCGGGCTGCACCGCATAGGTAATGTAGGTATCTGCATTGAAGAGAATGACCAGCGAATAGAGCGGAACAAAAATGGGTTGGAAAATGACCGAAACGGCCATCGCGAATCTTTTCTCCATCGTTTCCATCACAGTTTCAGTTCAAATTCATCTGCATCATCCAAGGGTCGGAATTTGGAGCGGAAATCATCCAATTCGGCTCTCGAAAGTGTTGCCGTCTCAATGGCTTCTTCGCCTTCGTTGAAAGAACAGATTATCTCGCCTTTCGGACTTAGCACCAGCGAACTTCCATCATATTCAATTCCTTTTCCGTCAGTTCCCGCACGGTTTACACCAACCACGTAGCATTGGTTTTCGTGAGCACGCGCCACCAGCAGACTTCTCCAAGCAGAAGACCGTGCCGCGGGCCAATTGGCTACATAAACCAGCACATCGTATCTATCTGATTTCAGATTTCGGCTGAAGACTGGAAACCGCAGGTCGTAGCACACTTGTGGCATGAATTTCCAACCATCCTTTTCGATGATGTTGCGCTTTTTACCAGCGGTGAAAAACTTGTCTTCATCAGCAAAACTGAAGCGATGACGCTTATCGTACCAGGTAAAACTTCTATCAGGATTGGCCCACAACATGCGGTTGTAGAACTTTCCGCCCGTACCGCCTGTGGTGCATTCTTCACGGATGATGACGCTTCCAGTAATTGTTGCTCCCAATTCAGTTGAAAGGTCGCGAAGCCACGCAACGGTTGGTCCGTCCATTGCTTCGGCCAATTGGCGCACGTTCATGGTAAAACCCGTTGTGAACATCTCTGGTAGCACAATCAAATCCGTTTGTCCTTTCAAC is from Flavobacteriales bacterium and encodes:
- a CDS encoding phosphatase PAP2 family protein, encoding MEKRFAMAVSVIFQPIFVPLYSLVILFNADTYITYAVQPEVKKFILLVTLLNTIILPIGVFYYFYRAKLIESFHMHTAKERSLPFLTTIVFHMSTFFLFSKAPMPDLFPNLVLGAAFSVATAFVINLKWKVSIHMLGMGGIVGTIIGLIFRYQVDAIQLVMALVVVSGIVGYSRLRLDAHTPLQVYVGFVLGTLILTGSVVFL
- a CDS encoding amidohydrolase, translating into MSDLRVTICQQPLVWEDKAANLKFWEEKLKPLKGQTDLIVLPEMFTTGFTMNVRQLAEAMDGPTVAWLRDLSTELGATITGSVIIREECTTGGTGGKFYNRMLWANPDRSFTWYDKRHRFSFADEDKFFTAGKKRNIIEKDGWKFMPQVCYDLRFPVFSRNLKSDRYDVLVYVANWPAARSSAWRSLLVARAHENQCYVVGVNRAGTDGKGIEYDGSSLVLSPKGEIICSFNEGEEAIETATLSRAELDDFRSKFRPLDDADEFELKL